The following proteins come from a genomic window of Canis aureus isolate CA01 chromosome 3, VMU_Caureus_v.1.0, whole genome shotgun sequence:
- the CAMTA2 gene encoding calmodulin-binding transcription activator 2 isoform X2, with amino-acid sequence MGTDSPSPRPLRPGVTLPPGALTMNTKDTTEVAENSHHLKIFLPKKLLECLPRCPLLPPERLRWNTNEEIASYLITFEKHDEWLSCAPKTRPQNGSIILYNRKKVKYRKDGYLWKKRKDGKTTREDHMKLKVQGMEPVSWQCLYGCYVHSSIVPTFHRRCYWLLQNPDIVLVHYLNVPALEDCGKGCSPIFCPVSSDRREWLKWSREELLGQLRPMFHGIKWSCGNGTEEFSVEQLVQQILDTHPTKPAPRTHACLCSGGLGSGSLTHKCSSTKHRIISPKVEPRALTLTSVPHPHPPEPPPLIAPLPPELPKAHASPSSSSSSSSSSSGFAEPLEIRPSPPTSRGGSSRGGTAILLLTGLEQRAGGLTPTRHLAPQTDPRPSMSLAVVVGSETSSPPAPPSPAFDPDRFLNSPQRGQTYGGGQGVSPDFPEAEAAHTPCPALEPAAALEPQAAARGPPPLPGASGRRGNRFFIQDDGSGEELKAQGAAPPAPSPHPSPPPSPAPLEPPGRGGRGETLFGGAAGASELEPFGLASFPDLMGELISDEAPGAPVPTAQLSPALSTITDFSPEWSYPEGGVKVLITGPWTEAAEHYSCVFDHIAVPASLVQPGVLRCYCPAHEVGLVSLQVAGREGPLSASVLFEYRARRFLSLPSTQLDWLSLDDNQFRMSILERLEQMEKRMADMAAAGQAPCRSPNAPPIQDEGQGPGFEARVVVLVENMIPRSTWRGPERLAHGSPFRGMSLLHLAAAQGYARLIDTLSQWRSMGTVSLDLEQEADPLNVDHFSCTPLMWACALGHLEAAVLLFRWNRQALSIPDSLGRLPLSVAQSRGHVRLARCLEELQRQEAAAELPLALSPPSSSPDTGLSSVSSPSELSDGTFSVTSAYSSAPDGSPPPAPVLASEMAMKETMPGQLSSGAPEGPLFLMDCEATNPQEPVPSRPPFPPAPEGGAASEEADSPPAVDVIPVDMISLARQIIEATPERIKREDFVGLPDAGAPMRERTGALGLSETMSWLASYLENVDHFPSSAPPSELPLERGRLSVPPAPSWAEFLSASASGKMESDFALLTLSDHEQRELYEAARVIQTAFRKYKGRRLKEQQEVAAAVIQRCYRKYKQLTWIALKFALYKKMTQAAILIQSKFRSYYEQKRFQQSRRAAVLIQQHYRSYRRRPAGTLPARSKGSFLTKKQDQAARKIMRFLRRCRHRMRELKQNQELEGLPQPGLAT; translated from the exons ATGGG CAcagactccccctccccccggcccctcAGGCCGGGGGTGACCTTGCCCCCTGGAGCCCTCACCATGAATACCAAGGATACCACCGAGGTTGCTG AGAACAGCCACCACCTGAAGATCTTTCTCCCCAAGAAGCTGCTGGAGTGTCTTCCTCGCTGTCCACTGCTGCCTCCAGAGCGGCTACGGTGGAATACAAATGAG GAGATTGCATCCTACTTGATCACCTTTGAGAAGCATGATGAGTGGCTCTCCTGTGCCCCGAAGACAAG GCCTCAGAATGGCTCCATCATCCTCTACAACCGCAAGAAGGTGAAATACCGGAAGGACGGTTACCTGTGGAAGAAGCGGAAGGATGGGAAGACCACGAGAGAGGACCATATGAAGCTGAAGGTCCAGGGCATGGAG cctgtcTCCTGGCAGTGTCTCTATGGCTGCTACGTTCACTCTTCCATCGTCCCCACATTCCATCGGCGCTGCTACTGGCTGCTCCAG AACCCTGACATCGTGCTTGTACACTACTTGAACGTCCCTGCCCTGGAGGACTGTGGAAAAGGCTGCAGCCCCATCTTTTGTCCTGTCAGCAGCGACCGTCGCGAGTGGCTGAAGTGGTCCCGGGAGGAGCTGCTGGGGCAGCTGAGGCCCATGT TTCATGGCATCAAGTGGAGCTGTGGGAACGGGACAGAGGAGTTCTCCGTGGAGCAGCTGGTGCAGCAGATCCTAGACACCCACCCGACCAAGCCCGCACCCCGAACCCATGCCTGCCTCTGCAGTGGGGGCCTCG GTTCCGGGAGCCTCACCCACAAATGCAGCAGCACAAAACACCGCATCATCTCTCCCAAAGTGGAGCCCCGAGCTTTAACCCtgacctctgtgccccacccacacccccctGAGCCCCCTCCACTGATAGCCCCTCTTCCCCCAGAGCTCCCAAAGGCACatgcttccccttcctcttcctcgtcctcgtcctcttcttcctctggcttTGCAGAACCCCTAGAGATTAGACCTAGCCCCCCCACCTCTCGAGGGGGTTCATCCAGAGGAGGCACCGCAATCCTCCTCTTGACGGGACTGGAGCAGCGTGCGGGGGGCTTGACGCCCACCAGGCACTTGGCTCCCCAGACTGACCCTAGGCCTTCCATGAGCTTGGCTGTGGTTGTGGGCTCTGAGACCtcttccccacctgctcctcccagccctgcctttgacccagatCGTTTTCTCAACAGCCCTCAGAGGGGTCAGACCTATGGAGGGGGCCAGGGGGTAAGCCCAGACTTCCCCGAGGCAGAGGCCgcccacaccccctgccctgccctggagccCGCTGCTGCCCTGGAGCCCCAGGCGGCTGCTCGGGGGCCTCCTCCTCTGCCAGGAGCAAGTGGGAGAAGAGGAAATCGCTTCTTCATTCAAGATGATGGCAGTGGGGAGGAGCTCAAGGCCCAGGGGGCTGCCCCACCTGCACCTTCACCTCATCCCTCGCCCCCACCTTCACCTGCCCCCTTGGAGCCACCAGGccggggaggaagaggggagaccTTGTTTGGAGGAGCTGCAGGGGCCAGTGAACTGGAGCCCTTCGGTCTTGCATCATTCCCTGACCTCATGGGAGAGCTCATCAGCGACGAGGCTCCAGGAGCCCCTGTCCCAACTGCCCAGCTCTCTCCGGCTCTTAGCACCATCACAGACTTCTCCCCGGAGTGGTCCTACCCAGAG GGTGGGGTCAAGGTGCTCATCACAGGTCCCTGGACAGAGGCTGCGGAGCATTACTCCTGTGTTTTTGATCACATCGCTGTGCCAGCCTCTCTTGTCCAGCCTGGTGTCCTACGCTGCTACTGTCCTG cccatGAGGTTGGGCTGGTATCTTTGCAGGTGGCGGGGCGGGAGGGCCCCCTTTCTGCCTCTGTGCTCTTTGAGTATCGAGCCCGCCGGTTCCTGTCATTGCCTAGTACTCAGCTTGACTGGTTGTCACTGGACG ACAACCAGTTCCGGATGTCCATCCTGGAGCGGCTGGAGCAGATGGAGAAGCGCATGGCCGACATGGCAGCAGCCGGGCAGGCTCCCTGCCGCAGTCCCAATGCACCTCCAATTCAG GATGAAGGCCAGGGGCCGGGGTTTGAGGCCCGAGTGGTGGTCTTGGTGGAAAACATGATCCCACGCTCGACCTGGAGGGGTCCTGAACGTCTGGCGCATGGAAGCCCTTTCCGGGGCATGAGCCTTCTGCACCTGGCCGCTGCCCAGGGCTACGCCCGCCTCATCGACACCCTGAGCCAGTGGCG GAGCATGGGGACAGTGAGCTTGGACTTAGAGCAAGAGGCTGACCCGCTCAATGTGGACCACTTCTCTTGCACCCCACTG ATGTGGGCTtgtgccctggggcacctggaggcCGCTGTGCTCCTCTTCCGCTGGAACAGACAGGCGCTGAGCATTCCTGACTCTCTGGGCCGGCTGCCCCTGTCGGTGGCGCAGTCCCGGGGTCACGTGCGCCTGGCCCGCTGCCTCGAGGAACTGCAGAGACAGGAGGCTGCAGCCGAGCTTCCACTTGCCCTGTCACCACCCTCCTCCAGCCCAGACACAG GACTGAGCAGCGTCTCCTCACCCTCGGAGCTGTCGGATGGTACTTTCTCCGTCACGTCAGCCTACTCCAGCGCCCCAGATGGCagtcctccccccgcccctgtgCTGGCCTCCGAGATGGCTATGAAAGAGACCATGCCAGGCCAGCTCTCCTCCGGTGCCCCTGAGGGCCCCCTATTTCTCATGGACTGTGAAGCCACCAACCCCCAAGAGCCGGTACCCTCACGGCCTCCTTTCCCCCCAGCCCCAGAGGGTGGGGCTGCCTCAGAGGAAGCAGACAGCCCCCCGGCTGTGGATGTGATCCCG GTGGACATGATCTCACTCGCCAGGCAGATCATCGAAGCCACACCAGAGCGGATTAAACGAGAGGACTTTGTGGGGCTGCCTGATGCTGGAGCACCAATGAGGGAGCGGACAGGGGCCCTGGGGCTCAGCGAGACCATGTCCTGGCTGGCCAGCTACCTGGAGAATGTGGACCATTTCCCCAGCTCAGCCCCTCCCAG CGAACTACCCTTGGAGCGTGGGCGCCTGTCTGTCCCTCCAGCACCCTCCTGGGCAGAGTTTCTGTCTGCCTCTGCCAGCGGCAAGATGGAGAGTGACTTTGCCCTGCTGACGCTATCGGATCATGAGCAGCGGGAACTGTACGAGGCAGCTCGAGTCATCCAGACAGCCTTCCGAAAGTACAAG GGCCGGAGGCTGAAGGAACAGCAGGAGGTGGCAGCCGCTGTGATCCAGCGCTGCTACCGCAAGTACAAGCAG CTGACCTGGATTGCACTGAAG TTTGCACTCTACAAGAAGATGACCCAGGCGGCCATCCTGATCCAGAGCAAGTTCCGGAGCTACTACGAGCAGAAGCGGTTCCAGCAGAGCCGCCGCGCGGCGGTGCTCATCCAGCAGCACTACCGCTCCTATCGCCGCCGACCAGCGGGCACCCTGCCGGCCCGCAGCAA AGGCTCCTTTCTCACCAAGAAGCAGGACCAGGCAGCCCGGAAGATCATGCGCTTCCTGCGGCGCTGCCGACACAG GATGAGGGAACTGAAGCAGAACCAGGAGCTGGAAGGGCTCCCCCAGCCCGGCCTGGCCACCTGA
- the CAMTA2 gene encoding calmodulin-binding transcription activator 2 isoform X3, with protein sequence MGTDSPSPRPLRPGVTLPPGALTMNTKDTTEVAENSHHLKIFLPKKLLECLPRCPLLPPERLRWNTNEEIASYLITFEKHDEWLSCAPKTRPQNGSIILYNRKKVKYRKDGYLWKKRKDGKTTREDHMKLKVQGMECLYGCYVHSSIVPTFHRRCYWLLQNPDIVLVHYLNVPALEDCGKGCSPIFCPVSSDRREWLKWSREELLGQLRPMFHGIKWSCGNGTEEFSVEQLVQQILDTHPTKPAPRTHACLCSGGLGSGSLTHKCSSTKHRIISPKVEPRALTLTSVPHPHPPEPPPLIAPLPPELPKAHASPSSSSSSSSSSSGFAEPLEIRPSPPTSRGGSSRGGTAILLLTGLEQRAGGLTPTRHLAPQTDPRPSMSLAVVVGSETSSPPAPPSPAFDPDRFLNSPQRGQTYGGGQGVSPDFPEAEAAHTPCPALEPAAALEPQAAARGPPPLPGASGRRGNRFFIQDDGSGEELKAQGAAPPAPSPHPSPPPSPAPLEPPGRGGRGETLFGGAAGASELEPFGLASFPDLMGELISDEAPGAPVPTAQLSPALSTITDFSPEWSYPEGGVKVLITGPWTEAAEHYSCVFDHIAVPASLVQPGVLRCYCPAHEVGLVSLQVAGREGPLSASVLFEYRARRFLSLPSTQLDWLSLDDNQFRMSILERLEQMEKRMADMAAAGQAPCRSPNAPPIQDEGQGPGFEARVVVLVENMIPRSTWRGPERLAHGSPFRGMSLLHLAAAQGYARLIDTLSQWRSMGTVSLDLEQEADPLNVDHFSCTPLMWACALGHLEAAVLLFRWNRQALSIPDSLGRLPLSVAQSRGHVRLARCLEELQRQEAAAELPLALSPPSSSPDTGLSSVSSPSELSDGTFSVTSAYSSAPDGSPPPAPVLASEMAMKETMPGQLSSGAPEGPLFLMDCEATNPQEPVPSRPPFPPAPEGGAASEEADSPPAVDVIPVDMISLARQIIEATPERIKREDFVGLPDAGAPMRERTGALGLSETMSWLASYLENVDHFPSSAPPSELPLERGRLSVPPAPSWAEFLSASASGKMESDFALLTLSDHEQRELYEAARVIQTAFRKYKGRRLKEQQEVAAAVIQRCYRKYKQLTWIALKFALYKKMTQAAILIQSKFRSYYEQKRFQQSRRAAVLIQQHYRSYRRRPAGTLPARSNRGSFLTKKQDQAARKIMRFLRRCRHRMRELKQNQELEGLPQPGLAT encoded by the exons ATGGG CAcagactccccctccccccggcccctcAGGCCGGGGGTGACCTTGCCCCCTGGAGCCCTCACCATGAATACCAAGGATACCACCGAGGTTGCTG AGAACAGCCACCACCTGAAGATCTTTCTCCCCAAGAAGCTGCTGGAGTGTCTTCCTCGCTGTCCACTGCTGCCTCCAGAGCGGCTACGGTGGAATACAAATGAG GAGATTGCATCCTACTTGATCACCTTTGAGAAGCATGATGAGTGGCTCTCCTGTGCCCCGAAGACAAG GCCTCAGAATGGCTCCATCATCCTCTACAACCGCAAGAAGGTGAAATACCGGAAGGACGGTTACCTGTGGAAGAAGCGGAAGGATGGGAAGACCACGAGAGAGGACCATATGAAGCTGAAGGTCCAGGGCATGGAG TGTCTCTATGGCTGCTACGTTCACTCTTCCATCGTCCCCACATTCCATCGGCGCTGCTACTGGCTGCTCCAG AACCCTGACATCGTGCTTGTACACTACTTGAACGTCCCTGCCCTGGAGGACTGTGGAAAAGGCTGCAGCCCCATCTTTTGTCCTGTCAGCAGCGACCGTCGCGAGTGGCTGAAGTGGTCCCGGGAGGAGCTGCTGGGGCAGCTGAGGCCCATGT TTCATGGCATCAAGTGGAGCTGTGGGAACGGGACAGAGGAGTTCTCCGTGGAGCAGCTGGTGCAGCAGATCCTAGACACCCACCCGACCAAGCCCGCACCCCGAACCCATGCCTGCCTCTGCAGTGGGGGCCTCG GTTCCGGGAGCCTCACCCACAAATGCAGCAGCACAAAACACCGCATCATCTCTCCCAAAGTGGAGCCCCGAGCTTTAACCCtgacctctgtgccccacccacacccccctGAGCCCCCTCCACTGATAGCCCCTCTTCCCCCAGAGCTCCCAAAGGCACatgcttccccttcctcttcctcgtcctcgtcctcttcttcctctggcttTGCAGAACCCCTAGAGATTAGACCTAGCCCCCCCACCTCTCGAGGGGGTTCATCCAGAGGAGGCACCGCAATCCTCCTCTTGACGGGACTGGAGCAGCGTGCGGGGGGCTTGACGCCCACCAGGCACTTGGCTCCCCAGACTGACCCTAGGCCTTCCATGAGCTTGGCTGTGGTTGTGGGCTCTGAGACCtcttccccacctgctcctcccagccctgcctttgacccagatCGTTTTCTCAACAGCCCTCAGAGGGGTCAGACCTATGGAGGGGGCCAGGGGGTAAGCCCAGACTTCCCCGAGGCAGAGGCCgcccacaccccctgccctgccctggagccCGCTGCTGCCCTGGAGCCCCAGGCGGCTGCTCGGGGGCCTCCTCCTCTGCCAGGAGCAAGTGGGAGAAGAGGAAATCGCTTCTTCATTCAAGATGATGGCAGTGGGGAGGAGCTCAAGGCCCAGGGGGCTGCCCCACCTGCACCTTCACCTCATCCCTCGCCCCCACCTTCACCTGCCCCCTTGGAGCCACCAGGccggggaggaagaggggagaccTTGTTTGGAGGAGCTGCAGGGGCCAGTGAACTGGAGCCCTTCGGTCTTGCATCATTCCCTGACCTCATGGGAGAGCTCATCAGCGACGAGGCTCCAGGAGCCCCTGTCCCAACTGCCCAGCTCTCTCCGGCTCTTAGCACCATCACAGACTTCTCCCCGGAGTGGTCCTACCCAGAG GGTGGGGTCAAGGTGCTCATCACAGGTCCCTGGACAGAGGCTGCGGAGCATTACTCCTGTGTTTTTGATCACATCGCTGTGCCAGCCTCTCTTGTCCAGCCTGGTGTCCTACGCTGCTACTGTCCTG cccatGAGGTTGGGCTGGTATCTTTGCAGGTGGCGGGGCGGGAGGGCCCCCTTTCTGCCTCTGTGCTCTTTGAGTATCGAGCCCGCCGGTTCCTGTCATTGCCTAGTACTCAGCTTGACTGGTTGTCACTGGACG ACAACCAGTTCCGGATGTCCATCCTGGAGCGGCTGGAGCAGATGGAGAAGCGCATGGCCGACATGGCAGCAGCCGGGCAGGCTCCCTGCCGCAGTCCCAATGCACCTCCAATTCAG GATGAAGGCCAGGGGCCGGGGTTTGAGGCCCGAGTGGTGGTCTTGGTGGAAAACATGATCCCACGCTCGACCTGGAGGGGTCCTGAACGTCTGGCGCATGGAAGCCCTTTCCGGGGCATGAGCCTTCTGCACCTGGCCGCTGCCCAGGGCTACGCCCGCCTCATCGACACCCTGAGCCAGTGGCG GAGCATGGGGACAGTGAGCTTGGACTTAGAGCAAGAGGCTGACCCGCTCAATGTGGACCACTTCTCTTGCACCCCACTG ATGTGGGCTtgtgccctggggcacctggaggcCGCTGTGCTCCTCTTCCGCTGGAACAGACAGGCGCTGAGCATTCCTGACTCTCTGGGCCGGCTGCCCCTGTCGGTGGCGCAGTCCCGGGGTCACGTGCGCCTGGCCCGCTGCCTCGAGGAACTGCAGAGACAGGAGGCTGCAGCCGAGCTTCCACTTGCCCTGTCACCACCCTCCTCCAGCCCAGACACAG GACTGAGCAGCGTCTCCTCACCCTCGGAGCTGTCGGATGGTACTTTCTCCGTCACGTCAGCCTACTCCAGCGCCCCAGATGGCagtcctccccccgcccctgtgCTGGCCTCCGAGATGGCTATGAAAGAGACCATGCCAGGCCAGCTCTCCTCCGGTGCCCCTGAGGGCCCCCTATTTCTCATGGACTGTGAAGCCACCAACCCCCAAGAGCCGGTACCCTCACGGCCTCCTTTCCCCCCAGCCCCAGAGGGTGGGGCTGCCTCAGAGGAAGCAGACAGCCCCCCGGCTGTGGATGTGATCCCG GTGGACATGATCTCACTCGCCAGGCAGATCATCGAAGCCACACCAGAGCGGATTAAACGAGAGGACTTTGTGGGGCTGCCTGATGCTGGAGCACCAATGAGGGAGCGGACAGGGGCCCTGGGGCTCAGCGAGACCATGTCCTGGCTGGCCAGCTACCTGGAGAATGTGGACCATTTCCCCAGCTCAGCCCCTCCCAG CGAACTACCCTTGGAGCGTGGGCGCCTGTCTGTCCCTCCAGCACCCTCCTGGGCAGAGTTTCTGTCTGCCTCTGCCAGCGGCAAGATGGAGAGTGACTTTGCCCTGCTGACGCTATCGGATCATGAGCAGCGGGAACTGTACGAGGCAGCTCGAGTCATCCAGACAGCCTTCCGAAAGTACAAG GGCCGGAGGCTGAAGGAACAGCAGGAGGTGGCAGCCGCTGTGATCCAGCGCTGCTACCGCAAGTACAAGCAG CTGACCTGGATTGCACTGAAG TTTGCACTCTACAAGAAGATGACCCAGGCGGCCATCCTGATCCAGAGCAAGTTCCGGAGCTACTACGAGCAGAAGCGGTTCCAGCAGAGCCGCCGCGCGGCGGTGCTCATCCAGCAGCACTACCGCTCCTATCGCCGCCGACCAGCGGGCACCCTGCCGGCCCGCAGCAA cAGAGGCTCCTTTCTCACCAAGAAGCAGGACCAGGCAGCCCGGAAGATCATGCGCTTCCTGCGGCGCTGCCGACACAG GATGAGGGAACTGAAGCAGAACCAGGAGCTGGAAGGGCTCCCCCAGCCCGGCCTGGCCACCTGA
- the CAMTA2 gene encoding calmodulin-binding transcription activator 2 isoform X9 has protein sequence MGTDSPSPRPLRPGVTLPPGALTMNTKDTTEVAENSHHLKIFLPKKLLECLPRCPLLPPERLRWNTNEEIASYLITFEKHDEWLSCAPKTRPQNGSIILYNRKKVKYRKDGYLWKKRKDGKTTREDHMKLKVQGMENPDIVLVHYLNVPALEDCGKGCSPIFCPVSSDRREWLKWSREELLGQLRPMFHGIKWSCGNGTEEFSVEQLVQQILDTHPTKPAPRTHACLCSGGLGSGSLTHKCSSTKHRIISPKVEPRALTLTSVPHPHPPEPPPLIAPLPPELPKAHASPSSSSSSSSSSSGFAEPLEIRPSPPTSRGGSSRGGTAILLLTGLEQRAGGLTPTRHLAPQTDPRPSMSLAVVVGSETSSPPAPPSPAFDPDRFLNSPQRGQTYGGGQGVSPDFPEAEAAHTPCPALEPAAALEPQAAARGPPPLPGASGRRGNRFFIQDDGSGEELKAQGAAPPAPSPHPSPPPSPAPLEPPGRGGRGETLFGGAAGASELEPFGLASFPDLMGELISDEAPGAPVPTAQLSPALSTITDFSPEWSYPEGGVKVLITGPWTEAAEHYSCVFDHIAVPASLVQPGVLRCYCPAHEVGLVSLQVAGREGPLSASVLFEYRARRFLSLPSTQLDWLSLDDNQFRMSILERLEQMEKRMADMAAAGQAPCRSPNAPPIQDEGQGPGFEARVVVLVENMIPRSTWRGPERLAHGSPFRGMSLLHLAAAQGYARLIDTLSQWRSMGTVSLDLEQEADPLNVDHFSCTPLMWACALGHLEAAVLLFRWNRQALSIPDSLGRLPLSVAQSRGHVRLARCLEELQRQEAAAELPLALSPPSSSPDTGLSSVSSPSELSDGTFSVTSAYSSAPDGSPPPAPVLASEMAMKETMPGQLSSGAPEGPLFLMDCEATNPQEPVPSRPPFPPAPEGGAASEEADSPPAVDVIPVDMISLARQIIEATPERIKREDFVGLPDAGAPMRERTGALGLSETMSWLASYLENVDHFPSSAPPSELPLERGRLSVPPAPSWAEFLSASASGKMESDFALLTLSDHEQRELYEAARVIQTAFRKYKGRRLKEQQEVAAAVIQRCYRKYKQLTWIALKFALYKKMTQAAILIQSKFRSYYEQKRFQQSRRAAVLIQQHYRSYRRRPAGTLPARSKGSFLTKKQDQAARKIMRFLRRCRHRMRELKQNQELEGLPQPGLAT, from the exons ATGGG CAcagactccccctccccccggcccctcAGGCCGGGGGTGACCTTGCCCCCTGGAGCCCTCACCATGAATACCAAGGATACCACCGAGGTTGCTG AGAACAGCCACCACCTGAAGATCTTTCTCCCCAAGAAGCTGCTGGAGTGTCTTCCTCGCTGTCCACTGCTGCCTCCAGAGCGGCTACGGTGGAATACAAATGAG GAGATTGCATCCTACTTGATCACCTTTGAGAAGCATGATGAGTGGCTCTCCTGTGCCCCGAAGACAAG GCCTCAGAATGGCTCCATCATCCTCTACAACCGCAAGAAGGTGAAATACCGGAAGGACGGTTACCTGTGGAAGAAGCGGAAGGATGGGAAGACCACGAGAGAGGACCATATGAAGCTGAAGGTCCAGGGCATGGAG AACCCTGACATCGTGCTTGTACACTACTTGAACGTCCCTGCCCTGGAGGACTGTGGAAAAGGCTGCAGCCCCATCTTTTGTCCTGTCAGCAGCGACCGTCGCGAGTGGCTGAAGTGGTCCCGGGAGGAGCTGCTGGGGCAGCTGAGGCCCATGT TTCATGGCATCAAGTGGAGCTGTGGGAACGGGACAGAGGAGTTCTCCGTGGAGCAGCTGGTGCAGCAGATCCTAGACACCCACCCGACCAAGCCCGCACCCCGAACCCATGCCTGCCTCTGCAGTGGGGGCCTCG GTTCCGGGAGCCTCACCCACAAATGCAGCAGCACAAAACACCGCATCATCTCTCCCAAAGTGGAGCCCCGAGCTTTAACCCtgacctctgtgccccacccacacccccctGAGCCCCCTCCACTGATAGCCCCTCTTCCCCCAGAGCTCCCAAAGGCACatgcttccccttcctcttcctcgtcctcgtcctcttcttcctctggcttTGCAGAACCCCTAGAGATTAGACCTAGCCCCCCCACCTCTCGAGGGGGTTCATCCAGAGGAGGCACCGCAATCCTCCTCTTGACGGGACTGGAGCAGCGTGCGGGGGGCTTGACGCCCACCAGGCACTTGGCTCCCCAGACTGACCCTAGGCCTTCCATGAGCTTGGCTGTGGTTGTGGGCTCTGAGACCtcttccccacctgctcctcccagccctgcctttgacccagatCGTTTTCTCAACAGCCCTCAGAGGGGTCAGACCTATGGAGGGGGCCAGGGGGTAAGCCCAGACTTCCCCGAGGCAGAGGCCgcccacaccccctgccctgccctggagccCGCTGCTGCCCTGGAGCCCCAGGCGGCTGCTCGGGGGCCTCCTCCTCTGCCAGGAGCAAGTGGGAGAAGAGGAAATCGCTTCTTCATTCAAGATGATGGCAGTGGGGAGGAGCTCAAGGCCCAGGGGGCTGCCCCACCTGCACCTTCACCTCATCCCTCGCCCCCACCTTCACCTGCCCCCTTGGAGCCACCAGGccggggaggaagaggggagaccTTGTTTGGAGGAGCTGCAGGGGCCAGTGAACTGGAGCCCTTCGGTCTTGCATCATTCCCTGACCTCATGGGAGAGCTCATCAGCGACGAGGCTCCAGGAGCCCCTGTCCCAACTGCCCAGCTCTCTCCGGCTCTTAGCACCATCACAGACTTCTCCCCGGAGTGGTCCTACCCAGAG GGTGGGGTCAAGGTGCTCATCACAGGTCCCTGGACAGAGGCTGCGGAGCATTACTCCTGTGTTTTTGATCACATCGCTGTGCCAGCCTCTCTTGTCCAGCCTGGTGTCCTACGCTGCTACTGTCCTG cccatGAGGTTGGGCTGGTATCTTTGCAGGTGGCGGGGCGGGAGGGCCCCCTTTCTGCCTCTGTGCTCTTTGAGTATCGAGCCCGCCGGTTCCTGTCATTGCCTAGTACTCAGCTTGACTGGTTGTCACTGGACG ACAACCAGTTCCGGATGTCCATCCTGGAGCGGCTGGAGCAGATGGAGAAGCGCATGGCCGACATGGCAGCAGCCGGGCAGGCTCCCTGCCGCAGTCCCAATGCACCTCCAATTCAG GATGAAGGCCAGGGGCCGGGGTTTGAGGCCCGAGTGGTGGTCTTGGTGGAAAACATGATCCCACGCTCGACCTGGAGGGGTCCTGAACGTCTGGCGCATGGAAGCCCTTTCCGGGGCATGAGCCTTCTGCACCTGGCCGCTGCCCAGGGCTACGCCCGCCTCATCGACACCCTGAGCCAGTGGCG GAGCATGGGGACAGTGAGCTTGGACTTAGAGCAAGAGGCTGACCCGCTCAATGTGGACCACTTCTCTTGCACCCCACTG ATGTGGGCTtgtgccctggggcacctggaggcCGCTGTGCTCCTCTTCCGCTGGAACAGACAGGCGCTGAGCATTCCTGACTCTCTGGGCCGGCTGCCCCTGTCGGTGGCGCAGTCCCGGGGTCACGTGCGCCTGGCCCGCTGCCTCGAGGAACTGCAGAGACAGGAGGCTGCAGCCGAGCTTCCACTTGCCCTGTCACCACCCTCCTCCAGCCCAGACACAG GACTGAGCAGCGTCTCCTCACCCTCGGAGCTGTCGGATGGTACTTTCTCCGTCACGTCAGCCTACTCCAGCGCCCCAGATGGCagtcctccccccgcccctgtgCTGGCCTCCGAGATGGCTATGAAAGAGACCATGCCAGGCCAGCTCTCCTCCGGTGCCCCTGAGGGCCCCCTATTTCTCATGGACTGTGAAGCCACCAACCCCCAAGAGCCGGTACCCTCACGGCCTCCTTTCCCCCCAGCCCCAGAGGGTGGGGCTGCCTCAGAGGAAGCAGACAGCCCCCCGGCTGTGGATGTGATCCCG GTGGACATGATCTCACTCGCCAGGCAGATCATCGAAGCCACACCAGAGCGGATTAAACGAGAGGACTTTGTGGGGCTGCCTGATGCTGGAGCACCAATGAGGGAGCGGACAGGGGCCCTGGGGCTCAGCGAGACCATGTCCTGGCTGGCCAGCTACCTGGAGAATGTGGACCATTTCCCCAGCTCAGCCCCTCCCAG CGAACTACCCTTGGAGCGTGGGCGCCTGTCTGTCCCTCCAGCACCCTCCTGGGCAGAGTTTCTGTCTGCCTCTGCCAGCGGCAAGATGGAGAGTGACTTTGCCCTGCTGACGCTATCGGATCATGAGCAGCGGGAACTGTACGAGGCAGCTCGAGTCATCCAGACAGCCTTCCGAAAGTACAAG GGCCGGAGGCTGAAGGAACAGCAGGAGGTGGCAGCCGCTGTGATCCAGCGCTGCTACCGCAAGTACAAGCAG CTGACCTGGATTGCACTGAAG TTTGCACTCTACAAGAAGATGACCCAGGCGGCCATCCTGATCCAGAGCAAGTTCCGGAGCTACTACGAGCAGAAGCGGTTCCAGCAGAGCCGCCGCGCGGCGGTGCTCATCCAGCAGCACTACCGCTCCTATCGCCGCCGACCAGCGGGCACCCTGCCGGCCCGCAGCAA AGGCTCCTTTCTCACCAAGAAGCAGGACCAGGCAGCCCGGAAGATCATGCGCTTCCTGCGGCGCTGCCGACACAG GATGAGGGAACTGAAGCAGAACCAGGAGCTGGAAGGGCTCCCCCAGCCCGGCCTGGCCACCTGA